In a genomic window of Paramicrobacterium chengjingii:
- a CDS encoding MFS transporter: MSLGRAFTVLWGANAASNLADGLAFVSMPLLAASLTDDPRLVAGVATVYALVRLLVALPVGVFVDRTDRRTLLVTANLLRGASVLALALCVHVGAGGLILLYVAIAVIGTLETAADNAAVSIVPSIIRDHDLDRANGRISAAQLVADEFVGPPLGGVLFALAASAPIFAMGGLWAGAGLLALALPMRKTGTSENALPPKGTTTVWQEAVAGTRWLARHRIVGSLALIGAVASVGYMMPFSILVLFAQQRLGVDDAGYGVILAVSALGGLVGSVATPRIRSHLGYRWTIVASLVTGSVSLIALSTTESGALAAVLLAVYILHAVVWGICATSLRQRLVPDELRGRVNAATRVMSLAGLALGSGLGGALALVHIALPMLAGGFVFLLCSVAAVALLRNLNRE, translated from the coding sequence ATGTCTCTCGGTCGCGCCTTCACTGTTCTGTGGGGCGCGAATGCCGCGTCGAACCTCGCTGACGGACTGGCGTTCGTATCAATGCCGCTCCTCGCGGCATCCCTCACCGACGATCCACGCCTCGTTGCCGGGGTCGCTACCGTGTATGCGCTGGTGCGCCTTCTCGTTGCGCTGCCCGTCGGTGTCTTTGTTGACCGCACCGATCGGCGCACCCTCCTGGTCACGGCAAACCTGCTGCGAGGGGCGAGCGTTCTCGCCCTCGCCCTGTGCGTTCATGTCGGCGCGGGCGGGCTGATTCTGCTGTACGTCGCCATCGCTGTGATCGGAACACTCGAAACCGCAGCCGACAACGCTGCCGTCTCGATTGTGCCGAGCATCATTCGAGACCACGACCTCGATCGGGCGAATGGGCGTATCTCGGCGGCGCAGCTCGTCGCCGATGAGTTCGTAGGCCCTCCGCTGGGCGGCGTGCTCTTCGCCCTCGCGGCCTCGGCGCCCATCTTTGCAATGGGTGGCTTGTGGGCGGGCGCCGGGCTGCTCGCACTGGCGCTTCCCATGCGTAAGACGGGGACGAGTGAGAACGCACTCCCCCCGAAAGGCACGACGACGGTATGGCAGGAGGCCGTGGCCGGCACTCGTTGGCTTGCACGGCATCGCATCGTGGGAAGCCTTGCGCTGATTGGCGCCGTGGCCAGCGTCGGCTACATGATGCCGTTCTCGATTCTCGTGCTCTTTGCGCAGCAGCGCCTCGGTGTCGACGACGCCGGATACGGCGTGATCCTCGCTGTGTCTGCGCTTGGAGGACTTGTCGGCTCTGTGGCAACGCCCCGCATTCGCTCTCATCTCGGCTACCGCTGGACGATCGTCGCGAGTCTCGTCACCGGTTCGGTTTCACTGATCGCACTTTCGACCACTGAGAGTGGCGCGCTAGCTGCCGTGTTGCTCGCCGTCTACATTCTGCATGCTGTCGTGTGGGGAATCTGCGCGACCTCATTGCGTCAGCGTCTGGTTCCTGATGAGCTTCGCGGCCGAGTGAACGCGGCGACGCGAGTCATGAGTCTCGCCGGTCTCGCACTCGGCTCCGGCCTCGGTGGAGCGCTCGCGCTCGTTCACATTGCGCTGCCTATGCTCGCGGGCGGCTTCGTGTTTCTGCTGTGCTCTGTGGCCGCCGTCGCGTTGCTGCGAAACCTCAACCGCGAGTGA
- a CDS encoding HNH endonuclease signature motif containing protein — translation MNSRELCSMLRRPVPMGDEGARLPDRYWMIRDVIELDNECESPVAGYDEVLGSDFDELSLAHESAQRAQSNVIDSLQRAHSNYRRSRDAVVAHSSSRSHLDRISDDDAMERSFVSEVAARMGISDRAAEAMVREAETLVTDLPQTMDALRLGFTSYLHARTAAQQAWSLPQEARAEFDEQIVGLARTQSPTRFKQSVRKLRERLHPESIQKRKKTAFENRQIEMVPDEDGMAWTNIYHSADAALAIAEEARSHALRVKKAGDDRTLRQIEADSVTETLVTGLAERRASKNTTGTCDHTTETETETESETQAEIGPDGTVTLTRAQFAALRPGVVVTVPILSLLGHSSEPADLAGYGPIDPETAATIIGSAASFTRVLTDPITGAHRIVDPHKYRLSDQLKRDIRLRDVTCGFVNCDAPAWRCDIDHIVAWEDGGTSTSDNLTCLCRKHHVLKHATNWQVSRLSDGSLEWTSPSGAHYIVRRR, via the coding sequence ATGAATTCGCGGGAGTTGTGTTCGATGCTCCGTCGCCCCGTGCCGATGGGCGATGAAGGAGCTCGGCTGCCCGATCGGTATTGGATGATCCGCGATGTGATCGAGCTCGACAATGAATGCGAATCACCAGTGGCAGGGTATGACGAGGTGCTCGGCTCCGATTTTGACGAGCTGAGTCTCGCGCATGAGTCAGCACAGCGTGCCCAGTCCAACGTCATCGACAGTCTGCAGCGGGCGCATTCCAACTACAGGCGGTCACGTGATGCAGTAGTGGCGCATAGCTCATCCCGATCACACCTCGACCGCATCTCAGACGATGACGCGATGGAACGTTCCTTCGTCTCCGAAGTGGCAGCTCGCATGGGAATCAGTGATCGCGCGGCTGAAGCGATGGTGCGCGAAGCGGAGACGCTCGTGACCGATCTTCCTCAGACAATGGACGCACTCCGGCTGGGGTTCACCTCGTATCTTCACGCGCGTACCGCAGCACAGCAGGCATGGTCACTCCCTCAGGAGGCCCGCGCAGAATTCGACGAGCAGATCGTCGGCTTGGCCCGCACGCAATCACCGACACGATTCAAGCAGTCCGTGCGTAAACTCCGTGAACGGCTGCACCCAGAATCGATCCAGAAGCGCAAGAAGACGGCGTTCGAGAATCGGCAGATCGAAATGGTCCCCGATGAAGACGGCATGGCCTGGACCAACATCTACCACTCCGCAGATGCCGCTCTCGCGATCGCAGAGGAAGCACGCTCTCACGCTCTGCGAGTGAAAAAGGCGGGCGATGACCGCACGCTGCGGCAGATCGAAGCAGACTCCGTCACCGAAACCCTCGTCACCGGGCTGGCAGAACGCCGAGCATCAAAGAACACGACGGGCACATGCGACCACACGACTGAGACCGAAACTGAAACCGAGTCTGAGACCCAGGCCGAGATTGGGCCCGATGGCACGGTGACGTTGACACGGGCGCAGTTCGCCGCGTTGCGCCCTGGCGTTGTCGTTACAGTTCCCATCCTCAGTCTTCTCGGCCACAGCAGCGAACCAGCAGACCTCGCAGGCTACGGGCCCATTGACCCAGAAACCGCCGCAACAATCATCGGATCAGCGGCAAGTTTCACCCGCGTTCTCACCGACCCGATCACCGGTGCACATCGCATTGTCGATCCACACAAATACCGGCTCAGCGATCAGCTCAAGCGAGATATTCGCCTTCGAGATGTCACGTGTGGTTTCGTCAACTGCGATGCTCCGGCCTGGCGGTGCGATATCGATCACATTGTCGCGTGGGAAGACGGCGGCACGTCAACGTCTGACAATCTCACGTGCCTCTGCCGAAAACATCACGTGCTCAAGCACGCGACAAACTGGCAGGTATCCCGGCTTTCCGACGGTTCGCTCGAGTGGACGTCGCCCTCCGGTGCGCACTACATCGTTCGACGACGGTAG
- a CDS encoding nucleotidyltransferase family protein has protein sequence MSAVRIGAQAGMTQREIAAATGRSQPEVSRLLRFRGTTDLGRRLARNRGKVRDLAATYRAGNVRVFGSVARGTNSAQSDIDLLVDWPEGLGLFALSRLESELANLLGATVDVVPRGSLRGHLADRVLDEAVPL, from the coding sequence GTGAGTGCTGTTCGTATCGGCGCGCAAGCCGGGATGACACAGCGGGAGATCGCCGCTGCAACAGGCCGAAGCCAGCCTGAAGTGTCGCGTCTTCTCCGGTTTCGCGGAACGACAGATCTGGGGCGACGGCTTGCCCGGAACCGAGGGAAGGTGCGTGACCTCGCGGCGACATACCGGGCCGGCAACGTCAGGGTATTTGGCAGCGTCGCTCGCGGGACGAACTCTGCGCAATCCGACATTGACCTTCTCGTCGATTGGCCAGAAGGACTCGGGCTCTTCGCACTCTCGCGGCTGGAGAGCGAACTTGCGAACCTCCTCGGCGCAACTGTCGACGTCGTTCCTCGCGGGAGCCTTCGAGGGCATCTGGCTGATCGCGTCCTCGATGAGGCAGTGCCATTATGA
- a CDS encoding ABC transporter permease, producing MSDIATQDAAAAAPRKARARRGRRAVLVIGSVLAASIVLLALVSLFWLPYEQADTSGTRLESPNATHWLGTDKLGRDLMTQLMVGARIALTVGAGSVAIAAVLGLVLGLVAAFAWPWLDDTLSAALDVVIAFPVLLLAMLVVAVQGASLWSAILAIGLAQSAVVARLVRILARRVLGEQYITASRTSGTRWPGIVGAHILPNIAPMLGVNLALQFGIAVLAEASLSYLGLGAPPPNASWGRMLQEAQGTVLTAPVGAIAPGIALVVLVLGVNFIADGLRDVADPTRRRR from the coding sequence ATGAGCGACATCGCCACACAGGATGCCGCCGCAGCCGCGCCTCGCAAGGCACGGGCCCGCCGGGGACGCCGTGCCGTTCTGGTGATCGGCAGCGTGCTGGCGGCATCCATTGTTCTTCTTGCCCTTGTCTCGCTGTTCTGGCTGCCCTACGAGCAGGCGGACACGAGCGGAACGCGACTCGAGTCGCCGAACGCTACACACTGGCTCGGCACGGATAAGCTCGGGCGCGATCTTATGACCCAGCTCATGGTTGGTGCGCGCATTGCCCTCACCGTTGGAGCGGGCTCGGTGGCGATCGCCGCGGTGCTCGGCCTCGTGCTCGGCCTTGTCGCCGCGTTTGCGTGGCCGTGGCTCGACGACACCCTGTCGGCGGCGCTCGACGTGGTGATCGCCTTCCCCGTGCTGCTGCTCGCGATGCTCGTTGTCGCCGTGCAAGGAGCATCGCTGTGGTCGGCGATCCTTGCCATCGGGCTCGCCCAGTCGGCCGTCGTCGCGCGGCTTGTGCGCATTCTTGCGCGCCGCGTGCTCGGCGAGCAGTACATCACGGCGTCGCGCACAAGCGGAACTCGCTGGCCCGGCATCGTCGGTGCGCACATTCTGCCCAACATCGCGCCTATGCTCGGCGTCAACCTGGCTCTGCAGTTCGGAATCGCCGTGCTGGCCGAGGCAAGTCTCTCGTATCTCGGGCTCGGCGCACCGCCGCCCAACGCGTCGTGGGGACGCATGCTGCAGGAAGCACAGGGCACGGTGCTCACGGCCCCTGTCGGCGCGATCGCTCCCGGAATCGCGCTCGTCGTTCTGGTGCTCGGCGTCAACTTCATCGCCGACGGACTTCGCGACGTCGCCGACCCGACGAGGAGGCGACGATGA
- a CDS encoding ATP-binding cassette domain-containing protein, with translation MSCLEVAGLSVRTRDGDTLVSDLSFTVDAGERVGLIGESGSGKSVTSLAVTGLLDAGLTAHGSVLLDGQQVIGASDRMLRPLRGPAASIVFQEPLTALDPLMRVGRQIAEPIARHRGLRGRELSAAVRDALVDVALPEERLARAYPHELSGGQRQRAAIAIALAAHPRLLIADEPTTALDVTVQNEVLDLLDRCVAERDMALLFISHDLAVVSRMAQRVTVLRRGVAVESGPVRDVIDTPRHEYTQRLVESARALDRTLDGGDA, from the coding sequence ATGAGCTGTCTCGAGGTAGCAGGGCTGAGCGTTCGCACGCGCGACGGCGACACCTTGGTGAGCGACCTCTCATTCACGGTGGATGCCGGCGAGCGCGTCGGCCTCATCGGAGAATCGGGGTCGGGCAAGTCGGTGACGTCTCTCGCTGTGACCGGGCTGCTTGACGCGGGTCTTACCGCGCACGGCTCTGTGCTGCTGGACGGCCAGCAGGTGATCGGAGCGTCAGACCGGATGCTGCGTCCGCTTCGTGGCCCAGCGGCATCCATTGTTTTTCAAGAGCCGCTCACGGCCCTTGACCCGCTCATGCGCGTGGGAAGGCAGATCGCCGAGCCCATCGCCAGGCACCGCGGGCTGCGCGGCCGGGAACTGTCCGCTGCGGTTCGCGACGCGCTCGTCGATGTCGCTCTGCCCGAGGAGCGCCTTGCGCGGGCGTACCCCCACGAGCTCTCGGGCGGCCAACGCCAGCGCGCCGCAATCGCCATCGCGCTTGCGGCGCATCCTCGTCTGCTGATTGCCGACGAACCGACGACCGCGCTCGACGTGACCGTGCAGAACGAGGTGCTCGACCTGCTCGATCGATGCGTTGCCGAACGCGACATGGCGCTGCTGTTCATCAGCCACGACCTCGCCGTCGTGTCGCGCATGGCGCAGCGCGTCACGGTTCTGCGCCGGGGCGTCGCCGTTGAATCCGGTCCCGTGCGCGACGTCATCGATACGCCACGGCACGAGTACACGCAGCGCCTCGTCGAGAGTGCTCGTGCTCTTGATCGCACGCTCGATGGGGGTGACGCATGA
- the thrC gene encoding threonine synthase produces MQYISTRGGVIGHYCDILLEGLAPNGGLAVPERMPQIDSVDLERWRHLDYADLATEVIGLFATDIPRDDLARLCRAAYDPARYASAEMVPLRDIGDGLTLVGLSEGPTLAFKDMAMQFLGEALDYVLEKTDGVLNVLGATSGDTGSAAEHALRGRDRVSVFMLSPQGRMSAFQRAQMYSLHDANVHNIAVEGVFDDCQNLVKQLAQDLDFKKAHRIGAVNSINFGRISAQIAYYVWAWLRYTDRLPEAEREGVEVSFAVPSGNFGNILSGLYAKLMGLPIRKLVLATNENNVLDEFFRTGIYRPRSAADTVATSSPSMDVSRASNLERFVFNLLGRDPHRTAATWETLADHDTFDLSAEQGRFESEFGIVSGTSTHEDRLRTIRAFFESHGVTLDPHTADGAKVAREHVEPGVPMLVLETAKPQKFADTITEALSTPIVADAETRALFDAPQRVTMLPADAEQLRALIEKSALR; encoded by the coding sequence GTGCAGTACATCTCCACACGCGGCGGTGTCATCGGGCACTACTGCGACATTCTTCTTGAGGGGCTCGCACCCAACGGCGGACTGGCGGTACCCGAGCGGATGCCGCAGATCGACTCAGTCGATCTCGAGCGGTGGCGCCACCTCGACTATGCAGACCTGGCGACCGAGGTCATCGGGCTCTTTGCGACAGACATTCCGCGTGACGACCTCGCCCGCCTGTGCCGGGCGGCATACGACCCCGCCAGGTACGCGTCGGCGGAGATGGTGCCGCTGCGTGACATCGGCGACGGCCTGACCCTCGTCGGGCTCTCTGAGGGACCGACGCTCGCGTTCAAAGACATGGCTATGCAGTTTCTCGGCGAAGCCCTTGACTACGTCTTGGAGAAGACCGACGGCGTGCTCAACGTGCTCGGTGCTACATCGGGCGACACCGGGTCGGCTGCCGAGCATGCCCTCCGCGGCCGCGACCGGGTCTCGGTGTTCATGCTTTCGCCCCAGGGGCGCATGAGCGCATTTCAGCGCGCGCAGATGTACTCGCTTCACGACGCGAACGTGCACAACATCGCCGTTGAGGGCGTTTTCGATGACTGCCAGAACCTCGTCAAACAGTTGGCGCAGGATCTCGATTTCAAGAAGGCTCACCGCATCGGCGCCGTCAACTCGATCAACTTCGGCCGCATCTCTGCCCAGATCGCGTACTACGTGTGGGCGTGGCTGCGCTATACCGACCGCCTGCCCGAAGCCGAGCGCGAGGGTGTCGAGGTGTCGTTTGCCGTGCCGTCGGGCAACTTCGGCAACATCCTGTCTGGTCTCTACGCCAAACTCATGGGGCTTCCCATTCGCAAGCTGGTGCTCGCGACAAACGAGAACAACGTTCTCGACGAGTTCTTCCGTACCGGCATCTACCGCCCGCGATCTGCGGCGGACACCGTCGCGACGTCGAGCCCGTCGATGGACGTGTCGCGCGCGTCGAACCTTGAGCGGTTCGTCTTCAATCTTCTCGGTCGCGATCCGCACCGCACGGCGGCGACGTGGGAGACGCTCGCCGATCACGACACGTTCGACCTGTCCGCCGAGCAGGGCCGGTTCGAGTCGGAGTTCGGTATCGTGAGCGGCACGAGCACGCATGAGGATCGACTGCGCACCATTCGTGCGTTCTTTGAGAGCCACGGTGTCACCCTCGACCCGCACACGGCAGATGGTGCGAAGGTGGCTCGAGAGCACGTGGAGCCGGGAGTGCCGATGCTGGTGCTCGAGACGGCGAAGCCGCAGAAATTTGCCGACACGATCACCGAGGCGCTGAGCACACCCATCGTTGCTGACGCGGAGACCCGTGCGCTTTTCGACGCACCGCAGCGGGTGACGATGCTGCCCGCCGATGCGGAGCAACTGCGTGCGCTGATTGAGAAGTCTGCGCTGCGCTGA
- a CDS encoding ABC transporter ATP-binding protein: MSLLELRGASFAYGRGRTVVDDVSFSIDAGESIGLVGESGAGKSTILSLLLGLIAPTSGAVLFDGAPLARRDRGLMRRFRSSVQTVYQDPYSSLDPRQRIDRIVAEPLRSLDIAAGDAARERVGEALASVGLDRDVLRRFPHEFSGGQRQRIAIARAIVCRPKVLLADEPVSALDVTTRIQVIDVLRRLRDETGLALLMVSHDLTSVAALCERTIVLKDGSVVEEGDTGGILTSPATAYARQLVAAIPRLP; this comes from the coding sequence ATGAGCCTTCTCGAGCTTCGAGGCGCTTCGTTCGCCTATGGGCGAGGGCGGACTGTCGTCGACGACGTGTCGTTCTCGATCGACGCGGGTGAGAGCATCGGACTCGTGGGGGAGTCCGGGGCCGGCAAGTCGACGATCCTGTCGCTTCTGCTTGGACTCATCGCCCCGACGAGCGGTGCTGTGCTGTTCGACGGCGCGCCGCTCGCCCGGCGCGACCGCGGCCTCATGAGACGTTTCCGATCGTCGGTGCAGACGGTCTATCAAGATCCGTACTCGTCGCTCGACCCGAGGCAGCGCATCGACCGCATCGTTGCCGAGCCCCTGCGTTCGCTCGACATTGCAGCGGGCGACGCCGCGCGCGAGCGCGTGGGCGAGGCTCTGGCATCCGTCGGTCTGGATCGCGACGTGCTGCGGCGCTTTCCGCACGAGTTCTCGGGAGGGCAGCGCCAACGCATCGCAATCGCCCGGGCGATCGTGTGCCGGCCGAAGGTGCTGTTGGCCGACGAACCGGTGAGCGCACTCGACGTCACGACGCGCATTCAGGTGATCGACGTGCTGCGGAGGCTGCGCGACGAGACGGGCCTCGCTCTGCTCATGGTGTCGCACGACCTCACGAGCGTCGCGGCACTGTGCGAGCGCACCATCGTGCTGAAAGACGGCAGTGTCGTCGAAGAAGGCGACACTGGCGGCATCCTCACCTCTCCCGCCACCGCATACGCGCGCCAACTGGTGGCGGCAATCCCGCGTCTGCCCTGA
- a CDS encoding alpha/beta hydrolase: protein MSQQREFVSAGRTTIITVSGIDTGIDYVLVHGIGMGHRYWSDFAEALGRTGRVFALDLPGFGDAPEPEEPLDMAASGDLIAEIVESEGLRNPVLVGHSMGTEIVVEAAARHPESAHRVVLIAPTVNPRERTAAKQALRMLQDVSMSKPKVMVLGVMYYVKAGPRWYIKKLGTMLEHHVEETLPKVKAPVLVMRGRTDTIVPDYWAREVTRLVPDGRYVELDGHGHEAMITGGVQIAKLVAEHAGAELPDEDDIVAAPPLTLIGRARIWAADYLYAGSRQVLSLLRRRPPARYLKGDRHKPVIVLLPGVYETWVFMAPIADRLSKAGYRVNVVYGMKHNRRPIVDTSRMLQRALERVHVPSAGRIIVAHSKSGLIGKHLMSEADLGVRGMVTLCTPFAGSKLATYTVGKTLREFGPTNGTITALAGETSVNERITSLSPSFDPHIPGGSALDGARNIPLLGAGHFLTLASEEAADSVLAEVERIADRQS from the coding sequence ATGAGCCAGCAACGCGAGTTCGTCAGCGCCGGGCGCACCACGATCATCACCGTCTCGGGCATCGACACCGGAATCGACTACGTTCTCGTGCATGGCATCGGCATGGGGCACCGCTACTGGTCAGACTTCGCCGAGGCGCTGGGGCGCACCGGGCGGGTCTTCGCCCTCGATCTGCCCGGGTTCGGAGATGCGCCAGAGCCTGAGGAGCCGCTCGACATGGCGGCATCCGGTGATCTCATCGCCGAGATCGTCGAGAGTGAGGGGCTGCGCAATCCCGTGCTCGTCGGCCACTCGATGGGCACCGAGATCGTGGTCGAGGCGGCCGCGAGGCACCCCGAGAGCGCTCATCGCGTCGTGCTCATCGCCCCGACTGTCAATCCGCGTGAGCGCACAGCGGCCAAGCAGGCACTGCGGATGCTGCAGGATGTGTCGATGTCGAAGCCCAAGGTGATGGTTCTCGGCGTCATGTACTACGTCAAGGCCGGCCCGCGCTGGTACATCAAAAAGCTCGGCACGATGCTCGAGCACCACGTTGAAGAGACACTGCCGAAGGTGAAGGCACCCGTGCTCGTGATGCGCGGCCGCACCGACACCATCGTGCCCGATTATTGGGCACGCGAGGTCACTCGGCTCGTGCCTGACGGCCGCTACGTCGAGCTTGACGGGCACGGCCACGAAGCGATGATTACCGGCGGAGTGCAGATCGCGAAGCTCGTCGCCGAGCATGCTGGCGCCGAGCTTCCCGACGAAGACGATATCGTCGCCGCTCCCCCGCTGACGTTAATCGGGCGTGCACGTATTTGGGCAGCCGACTACCTCTACGCGGGCTCCCGCCAGGTTCTGTCGCTTCTGCGGCGCCGACCGCCGGCGCGCTACCTCAAGGGCGATCGCCACAAGCCGGTCATCGTGCTGCTGCCCGGCGTCTACGAAACGTGGGTGTTCATGGCGCCGATCGCCGACCGGCTCTCGAAGGCCGGCTATCGCGTGAACGTCGTGTACGGCATGAAACACAATCGCCGGCCCATCGTCGACACGTCACGGATGCTGCAGCGCGCCCTTGAGCGCGTGCACGTTCCGTCGGCGGGTCGCATCATCGTTGCCCACAGCAAGAGCGGGCTGATCGGCAAGCATCTGATGAGCGAGGCGGATCTCGGTGTGCGCGGCATGGTGACGCTGTGCACGCCATTCGCTGGATCGAAGCTCGCGACCTACACCGTGGGCAAGACGCTGCGTGAGTTCGGTCCGACGAACGGCACCATCACGGCGCTTGCCGGCGAAACGTCGGTGAATGAGCGAATCACTTCGCTCTCGCCGTCTTTCGACCCGCACATTCCGGGCGGCAGTGCCCTCGACGGTGCCCGCAACATTCCGCTGCTGGGAGCCGGGCACTTTCTGACGCTCGCCTCGGAAGAGGCGGCGGACTCGGTGCTCGCCGAGGTGGAGCGCATCGCGGATCGGCAAAGCTGA
- a CDS encoding HepT-like ribonuclease domain-containing protein — MTRNDHELVCDALDHLAVLHQHLERSDLDDQTVADAVSLRLASAIEAISETSERFRDRTFGDDWKIIWATRNRISHGYAYIDMGLIRATVIHDLPDFERGLRESLAE; from the coding sequence ATGACGAGGAACGATCACGAACTCGTCTGCGATGCACTGGACCATCTCGCGGTGCTTCACCAGCATCTCGAACGATCCGACCTCGATGATCAGACGGTTGCGGATGCTGTCAGTCTTCGTCTTGCATCAGCGATTGAGGCAATATCCGAGACATCTGAACGATTTCGTGATCGGACATTCGGCGACGACTGGAAGATCATCTGGGCCACGCGGAACCGAATCTCGCACGGTTACGCATATATTGACATGGGCCTCATCCGGGCCACCGTTATTCACGATCTACCCGATTTTGAGCGCGGGCTGCGCGAGTCACTCGCTGAGTGA